Sequence from the Thermocaproicibacter melissae genome:
TCTGATAAAGGCTATTCGGGTAAAAACACAGACCGCCCAGCATTTCAGAAAATGATGCAGGCTGTGGAGCGTGGTGAAATCGAGAAAATCATTGTATATCGATTAGACCGAATCAGCCGGTCAATCACGGACTTCGGTCGTATATGGGAAATTCTCAAAGCACACAATACTGAATTTATCTCCGTAAATGAAAAATTTGATACTTCTACCCCTGTCGGCCGCGCGATGGTTTATATCATTATGGTGTTCGCACAGTTGGAACGCGAGACCATAGCGGAGCGCATAAAGGATAATTATTACCAACGGGCAAAAAGGGGGGCATTTCTTGGCGGCCCTGCGCCCTTTGGCTTCAAAATTCAGCGCACGAAGATAGGGGGAAAGGCCGCGTCTATGCTTGTCCCTGACGGCAATATAGAGGTCGTGCGTCAAATATTTAACAAATATGCTTATGCTGGTATGTCGCTCAGTAAAATCGCGGCATGGTTAACTGAAACAGGTGTTTCAGGAATTGGCCGTAAGACTTGGGATAATGTATCGATTAGCCGTATTCTTCATAATCCGGCCTATGTAAAAGCCGATGCCGACGTATATTATTACTATCGCGGTAAGGGCTTAATTCTTTATAACGACATTGATGAATTTACCGGAGAAAAGGGGCTGTGGCTTTGGGGAAAACGAGACAGATCAGCTGCCAAATATACCGACCTGCATGAGCAACTGCTCGCAATCGCCGCACATGACGGAGTAATTGATTCACAAACATTCCTTGCCTGCCAGAAGCGACTGGACGAAAATCGGCAGATTAAAAACACAGGTAGCGGGAAATACACTTGGCTTTCGGGTTTAGTGAAATGCGCGAACTGTGGTTATTCATTGCGAGTAATTCATACCGGCAATTATTTGTACTTCAACTGTTCCGGCAAAACGAACCTACACCTTTGCAATGTGAAACATTCTGAACGCATTGAAGATGTTGAAGCACAAGCTGAAGAACAGATACAGGCCGAAATAGACCGCCTTTCCTCTGTGGCTACGCCGGAGCCAAAGGCAGATAGTCATAATGCGGAAAAAATTGAAGTAGCTAAGATAGACGAACAGATTAGTCATTTAATGGATAAGCTTGAAGAAGCAAACGAAATTACGATGCGGTATATTAATGCGCGCATGGTTGAGCTTGATGCGCGCAGGACTGAATTACTCAATAAAATAAACGCTGCGCCTGAGCACAAAACAATCAAACTTCCGAATTGCAGGTTTAGAGAGCTTGATTTTGACAGTAAAAAAGAAGTCGCTCAGCTTCTTGTAAAACGGATAGATGTATCGCCCGAAAGCGTAAAGGTTATATTTAAGTAGCTACATTATTTTAGTATTCTGCGTTTCTACGTCCCACTGAATCGGATACATTTTCAGGCTGTTTACCGTGTCGATTACAGCATTGTTGTAATCGCCGTATGGAGGACGGAACAACAGCGGGCTTTTTCCCGTAATTGCCATGATTTTTTTGTTGCACTCTGTAATTTGGGCTGTCATTTCCTGCTGCGTGAGCTTCGGCATGTGCGGATGCGTGTTCGAGTGGTTGCAAACTTCGTGCCCTGCTTCGGCCAACGCTTTGACGGAATCGGGGTATTTGTCCACCCATGCGCCTACAACAAAAAACGTGGCATGCACATTATATTGTTTCAGAATATCAATCAGCGTTTGCGTTTGTTCGTTTCCCCACGCCGCATCGAAGGATATGGCGATTTTCTTTTCATCCGTTTGTACATTGTAAATCGGCAAGGAGCGCTTTGTGGACGCCGCCTGAATTGCACGCGCGCCTTGGATGCACGCGCACACCGCAAGCACCGCGGCAAGAATGAAGCAAAGCACTGCCAGAATCCGCTTTTTTGTTACCGTTAAGGCCACCATAACAAATTACCCCTTTCCCGTACAAAATATATGCACGAAAACGGGAAGCTATGGCTCACAGTCTAGAGAAATTGTCATTGACATTCCTTAAGAATGTTTATAATATGAAATAAATGCCAGTACATCAGTTGGAGGGAACTCACATGAATGCTGTACCAACCATGGAAGAAGCGCAGAAGCTTTTGGAAGAGTATAACCAAGATGCATTTCATCTGAAACACGCAAAAATCGTTTCCGGCGTGATGGGATATTTTGCGAAGGAGTATGATCCGGAAAACATAGAGTTCTGGAAAGTTGTCGGGCTCCTTCATGACCTTGATTTTGAGCAGTACCCTGAACAGCACTGCATCAAAGAGCAGGAAATCATGCGTGCCCGCGGATTGGACGAGCGTCTGATTCACGCAGTAGCAAGCCACGGCTATGGTATCACGGTTGACATAAAACCCGAACACATCATGGAAAAAATCCTATATGCCACCGACGAGCTCACCGGATTGATCGGTGCGGTCGCTTTGATGCACCCCTCCAAAAGCGTGCGCGGAATGCAGCTGAAATCTGTCAAAAAGAAATTTAAGACACCATCCTTCGCTGCCGGATGCTCTCGAGAAGTAATTCAAAAGGGCGCTGATATGCTCGGCTGGACGCTTGACGAGCTGATTACCCGCACTATTGAAGCCATGCAGCCGCTTTGCGACGAATTAGGCATCTAATCCATTGACCGCAAACAAAAAAATCCCCCATCAGAAGGAACTATTTGTTCCATTCTGGCGGGGGTTTTCTGTTCTGTCGTTCTGCTTATTTATTTTTTCATTTTCCGGTTCCGGACAGCTTTCACGGAAAATAATCTTCAGCGGTTCGATTCGCGTCGTGGGACGCCAATCATTTGTGTCGATCATGTTCAGCACAAGCTCAAGACATTCTGCCGCCATCGTTTCAATCGGCATACGAATTGCCGTCAGCGAAGGCGTCATATATTCTTCGATCTGACTGTCACCATAGGAAACCAGTTTTACCTCATTCGGAATCTGCAGACCGCGTTCACGGATTGCGCGGGCCGCACCGGCTGCCATTTCACTGATTTGTACAAACAATCCTTGCGGGATACTGCCGCTTTGCAGCATACGTTTCGCTGCAACATAACCGCCCTCTGTACTGAGCACATCTTCCTGTATATGCTGCGGGGCAACAACCAAGCCGTTCTGACTGCATCCATCCAGAAAGCCAAGCTGTCTCATGCTGCCAGCTCTGCTCCGCTTCGACGGCATAATAAGTCCAACGTTTTTGCACCCTGAAGAAGCAAACAGCTGCGCCACCCGTCTGCCTGCCTCATAGTCTTCCACATAGACCGAACCGTATTTCTCCGTTGGGCGGTTAAATATCACAATCGGAATGTCGAATGTCTCATTCAGCAAGAATGCGGTATCTTCCTCCGAGACACCGTAAATAATCGCGCCGTTGCAGTAAGTGGAAGACAAGAGTTCTTTCTTCTCACTGAGCTTAGTAAGCTGATAGGTCTGCATTAAAATATCAACAGGCAGATTCTTGTCAGAAATCTCGGTCTGAATTCCATATAAAATTCTGCCAAGCACGTTTTTAACATCTTTAATGTAGCAGTTGAACACAGCAATCAGTTTATGCTGGTTCCCGCCTTCCCCTTGGCGGAGCCGCTTTGCGTAAATATTTGGTTGGTAACCCATTTCACGCGCAGCTTCCAAAACCCTGTTCTGGGTCGCTTTTGAGATGCGCATTTTATCGCCGTGGCCATTCAAAACAATGGATATCGTGCCGGGTGAAAGGTTCAGACTTTCCGCCAGCTGCTTAATACTAACGGCCCCTTTTCTTTTTCTCATATATTTCCTCCATTTGGGCAGAAGGCCCGCTAACAGTGAAACCGACCGTGAATACCATACAAAATTATTATACATTCACGAAGCAAAAAAAGCAATAATTTTAGCTGGTTTTAGCGCTTATTTAGCATAGATTTTTAGTATCATTTTTTGGCGAATATTTCAGGTGCTGTGCGTGTTGTTGGGGCATATTCAGACTTTTTCTTTTAGCTCTTCAGCGGCTGCGTATGGCGGGTCAGCCAATCCAGTTCCCTACCGGAAAGGAACGGCGAAAGCGTTTCCAATACGTGTCGATTGTAGCAATTCAGCCAATTAAGTTCTTCCTCAGTCAAAAGCTCAGGCAATACCGGCGCTATATCTATGGGAAATACGGTAACGGTTTCAAATTTCAGAAAACGGCCGTATTCGTTCTCATATGCTTCCTGAACAATCATCAAATTTTCGGTCCGAATGCCGAATTTTCCTTCCTGATAGACACCCGGCTCGTTCGTAATGGTCATGCCCGGGCGCAGTATCGTTTTGTTATTCATTCGGAGATTTTGGGGTCCCTCATGCACACTGCCGAATGTGCCCACCCCGTGGCCTGTTCCGCAGCGGTAATCAATTCCATGCTTCCAAAGCGGTTCACGGCAGAGGATGTCGATATTTCCTCCCGTGCAGCCCTCCTGAAAAACAGCGGTAGCGAGCGCTATGTGGCATTTGAGCACCCATGTGTAACATTCCTTTTCCTCCCGCGTCACAGGGCCGAGGGCAAAGGTTCGCGTGATGTCCGTCGTAGCGTCAACATACTGTCCGCCGGAATCAACAAGCAGCAGTCCGCTTCTCTCCAGCGTTTTGCAGCTTTCCGGCTTCGGGGCATAATGCATCATCGCCGCATTCTCTCGGTAAGCGGCAATCGTGTCAAAGCTGAGCCCGTGGTTCCCGGGTTGACGTCTGCGGGCTTCTTCGAGAAGCTCGCAAACATCCCATTCCGTTACGGTCTTCCCTGCGTTGAGCCTGCTTTCCAGCTCCGCAAAGGCTTCCACCATGGCGCAGCCATCGCGGATATGCGCAGTGCGGAAACCCTGAATTTCGGTCTCGTTTTTGATACTCTTCAGCTCGGTTACAATGTCGATTCCATCTCTTACTAGGATGGCCTTGTTTTCCTTCAGAATGTCATACAGCTTTTCATTCATTCCCGCTGGGTCTGCCAGAACCGTAATTCCCTCCGGCATCGTGCGAAGAAATTCGCCGATCTCATCGTAGCCGCGAACGGCAACACCGTTCTCTGTGAGATTTTCCATTACTTCTTGCGGAACGCGGGAAGTATCAATGAAGAGATATGCCGAATCGGGCAGCACTGCCGCGTAAGCAAGCGCAAACGGCGAGTTTTCTACGTCGTCTGCGCGAAGATTCATCAACCATGCCACGCAGTCAAGTCGTGCATAGATCTGCGCATCCGCTCCTCGGCTGTTCAGTTCTTTCCGCACCACAGCCAGCTTCTGCGCGCAAGTCATGCCTGCATATTTGGGGCTATGTAGAAAAACTTCTGTTCTCGGTACCGGCGGTCTGTCTGTCCAAATGTCCGCAACAAGGTCTATCTGCTTGAGGCCGATGTTTTTTTCGCCTAGGAGACATTCCATTCTGCGTGCATCGGCGGCGGAAAAAAGGCTTCCGTCAATTCCAACCGTGTCGCCCGCCTTCAATTCCTCCCGCAGAAATTCCACAACGGTCGGAACCCCGCTGACCCCTATGCGGAACAGCCGGATTCCGCTGCCCTCAAGCTGATGTTCAGCCTGAATAAAATAGCGCCCGTCTGTCCAGAGTCCGCTCTTGGTTTCTGTTACGGCAAGCGTTCCGGCAGAACCGGTGAAGCCCGAAAAATATTCCCTCGTTCGCCAATGAGCGGGTGTATATTCGCTCAGATGCGGGTCCGATGACGGAATTATATAAGCCTGCACGCCGGCCTGCTTCATCGCGGCGCGCAGCGCGGCAATTCGTTCTATCGTTTTCTGCATGCGGATGACTCCTTTCCGTTTCAGTATAGGTTTGCATAAGGAGACTGTCAACCGCACTGGGTAGGAAACACAAGAAATATTTCCTGTACGATTTTGGAGCTATCGCCCGATAACATATCAAAAACCGGTGCCGCCATATTCGGAAGCACCGGTTTCTTTATTGCTGACATCATAGGACTTAGCGCTCGTTAAGCGGCTTGTATGGGCGATGTTTCGCAACACTCATGTAAGCAGGGCGGATAATCTTTCCTTCGTTGATGCGCTCTTCCATAAGATGTGCGCTCCACCCGGCGATGCGCGCCATGGCAAAGACCGGGGTGAACAGCTCCGTCGGCAGCCCAAGCATGTGATAGACAAATCCGCTGTAAAAATCAATGTTGGCGCTGACGCCCTTGTAGGTCTTGCGCTCCTGACTGATGATTTCCGGAGCCAAACGTTCCACCAAGGCATAAAGCTCATATTCCTTCGTAAAGCCCTTTTCTTCAGAAAGGCGCTTGACAAACTTCTTGAAGATATTGGCACGCGGGTCGGAGAGTGAGTAAACCGCATGGCCCATGCCGTAAATCAGCCCTGAGCGGTCGAACGCCTCCTTGTTTAGAAGTCGGTGCAGGTAATTGCCGACTTCCGCTTCACTCGTCCAGTCTTTTACTTCGCGCTTCATGTCTTCAAACATCTGAACGACCTTTACGTTTGCTCCGCCATGTCTGGGGCCTTTCAGAGACCCGAGCGCGGCAGCCATGACGGAATATGTATCGGTTCCGGAGGACGCGACTACATGAGTTGTGAAGCTGGAGTTGTTGCCGCCGCCGTGCTCTGCGTGCAGAACAAGCGCAAGGTCCAGAATCCTCGCTTCCAGCGGCGAATAGCGATTGTCAATTCGCAGCATATACAGAATATTTTCTGCCGTAGAAAGTTCAGGCCGCGGTGCATGAATGAAAAAGCTGTTGTAAGGATTTTTGTTGTGCATATAGGCCTGATAACCGTAAACAGCAAGCTGCGGGAAAAGAGCAATCATTTCAATGCACTGCCGCAGAACATTTTCCAGCGAGGTATCGTTGGCCCTTTCGTCATAGGCGTAAAGTGTCAGGATGCTGCGGGCCAGCGTGTTCATCATGTCGAAGCTCGGGGCCTTCATAATAATGTCCCGCACGAAATTGGTCGGCAATGTCCGGTAATTGGCCAGCATCGTCTTGAATTCGTCCAACTGCTGAGGTGTAGGAAGGTCTCCAAACAGCAGAAGATAAACTGTTTCTTCAAAACCAAAGCGATTCTCAGAAACAAAACCTTGAACGATTTCTTCAATGTCGATGCCGCGGTAATAAAGCTTTCCTTCGCAGGGAACTGACTTTCCGTTCTCCATTTTTGAGGAGACAATCTCGGAAATCTCGGTCAGACCGGTTAATACGCCTTTCCCATTGATATCTCGCAGACCACGTTTGACATCATACTTTGTGTAAAGCTGCGAATCAATGTAGCTGTGCTCTCGACAGAGCTGGGTCAATTTAATGATTTGCGGTGAGATCTCAAATAAATCGGCTCTTGCATTTTTCTGCAATTTGAATCACCCTTCCTTTCTTTCAGCGCTTCTCAGCGTTACGTTATAAAAGTTTTATTATTATAACTTGCTGTGAAATTCTTGTCAAGAAAGCAATGTCGAAAAAAATCTTCCAAAAATACTCCCAACAAATCTGCCTTTCCGAGGCGGATAGCCTGCGAGTCAAACATGGTAGGGAACATACCGGAAACGCACAGAGTATCAATGAATGAAGCACATGATAATCGGAATTGCAATCACACACGCCAAGGTGGTAACAACGGTTGCGACGCTCGCGAATTTATAGTCGGCGCCATAGCCTTTCGCCACGATGCTGGTGTTTGTCATGGCAGGCATGGCAGACTGGATGATGAATACCTCACCCATCAGCTTAGGCAGCGGGATAAACTGAAGTGTTGCCGCCACAAGAAGCGGCGAGAGAACGGAACGCGCCAGAATGAGCACGATAAGCTCGCGGTCCAGCTTCAGCTGACGAAGCGGAATGGTCGTCAGGGTAAGTCCAATGAAAATCAAAGCAAGCGGTGTTGTCGTGTTTCCAAGGTACCGCAAACTATCCGTCACGGGCTGCGGAAATTTTACCTGAAGCAGAATGAAAACGATGCCGAGAAGAAACCCAATCAGCGCGGGGGAAAACACCTTCTTCACCGTCGCTTTGGAAAAAAGCGGTGCTTTCAGAGACGCTTCCCCGTCGCAGCTAATCTCGTAGTTTCCGAGCGTCCAGAAAAGCAACGTATTGACAATATAATAAAGTAAAACGTAAGGAACGCTTTCGGTTCCGAATAGTTCAAGGTTGATGGGCAAACCGACAAAAATTGTATTGGAACAGAAAAAGATGGAACGGAAAACCCCTTTCCTCGACCGAGGAATCTTCATCAGATTGCTTACGGGAATGGAAAGAAAGTATGTGACAACTTTCGTGATGACAGGAACGAGAAGGCCACCGACGAGGGCCAGCAGCTTGCCTCGGTCAAAATTGTCCATCAGATTCCAAATCATGTAACACGGAAGTGCAATGTTAAGAAGGAACTTTGAGCTCGCATTGCCGAAGGTTTCGTTGATCCAACCCTTTCGGGCCATGAAAAAACCGACAGCGATCATAACGATAATGGGAACAATGCTCTCAGAGGCAGTTAAAAGCGTATGCAACATAGTTATCTCCAGAATATAGATTAGCCGCATCAATCGGCAAGAAAACCTTCGCCGTTTTTTCGTTTATAGTTTTATATTATACACCAAGAGGGGCAAAATAGAAAGCATGGCTCCTCATCAGCGCAAAGGGTTCAAACTCCCTTCAGTATTTGTGGATTTAGGATTGACATGCCCGAACGTTTTGTGGTATTATAAATTCCGCCCCTGCTGTATTTCTATTGTGGAGAGGTGTCCGAGTGGTTTATGGAGCTAGTCTTGAAAACTAGTGATCCCGCAAGGGACCAAGAGTTCGAATCTCTTCCTCTCCGCCAAATTTGAACAACATCCTCTTATTTGATATAGAATACAGAGAAATGGAGAAATACCCAAGTGGTGAAGGGGCTCCCCTGCTAAGGGAGTAGGTCGTGAAAGCGGCGCGAGGGTTCAAATCCCTCTTTCTCCGCCAAACCCGCATGAACGCTAAGTTTATGCGGGTTGTTTTTTTACCGGAAAACAATTTGGCTGGGAAGAATCAAACCCGCATGAGTACTGAAAAATCAGTATTCATGCGGGTTTTGTGCTTTGATTAGGCTCAAATCCTCGGCCAATTGCCAGCAACGAAAACTCGGGTTGATTTAGCAGTTTCTTCCATTATGTAACCTATATTAGTTCAAATAGGAATCATTGACATTTATTTACATACATTGTATTATCTATATTAGAATCCTTTATTAGAAATAAAAGCCTTGTTGGCATTTCACCTTCCAAAAGAAAACAGATATGGTATTTCTTATGCCATAATTGTGGAGATGGGATTATGAGCAGAAGCGATATTTATCGGGCGATTGAATCTTATGAAGATGCCATAGACTCTTATCGTCAACAAATTTATAAGCGGAAAAAAAAGCAGGAAAAATTGCACGCCCTTTGTCGAAAATTCAGTAGTTTGCAAGGCAGCTTCGGCAGCCGGCAATCCATGAGGAGAAGATCTCTTTCTAAACTAACCGCAAGCAATCTCCATGTAAAAATGCTCTCCGCTTATTGTCCGGGAATGAACAATCTGCTCAACGGAACCGAATTCAACCATGCCTATAGCGGTCTTGGAGCAGCAAAAACAAAAATCGACTGGACCATAAATCTCCTTCAAGACGAAATTGATTCTTTCCAAGACAGCATCTATCGCTGTGAAAGAAGAATCAGTGACTTGTATGATGAGTTAAGCAGAATGGATGAAGACGAAGAATAGGGTGATTACATGGCTTCAAATCAGTTGATTATCGATGAAGACTACTGGAGAGACATGGCTTCCTTTTTTGAGAAGCAGGGAAAAAATTATGAATCTATGATTCAGGAATATGTTCAGACGCTCAAAGCGATTCGGGATTCCGCAATCATCGACGGCGCCGTTTCAGCGGCATTGTCAGAATTCATCACCTACGCGGAAAAACTGGAAAATCAAATCGGTTCCCTTTCCACCAGGGCGAAGTCGGCCGTAAATCAGTTTTTAGCAGATATTGATGCAAAAGATCAATATCAGTTCTAATTTTCCATTCACGGGAGGACAATTCTATGAGCACTCAGATTCATGTTAATAGCTCCAATCTGGAAGCTCAAATCAATGTTTTAAAAAACATGGAGAGCAGATGGACTGCTATGAATACGACTCCTCCTGCAACGGTTGGCGGCGGTGCCTCTTGTAACGAGCTGGAACTCATAGGAAACCTCTATCACGATATACACACCACCATGGTCCAACTAATTGAAAATACAATTGGATTTATGGAAAACACAAAGAAAAGCTTTGAGAACTCCGACCAAACTACGGCGCGCCTCATGGAAAACAAGTGAAGGAAGGAGAACCCATAATATTGAGAGATTTCTCTGACTCTTGCAAGCAGGAATTGCTTAACTATATAAAAGGAATTGAGAACGGCGAAGTCTGCAATTTTACGGACTGGTATAAAGATCATTGGTGTGATTATGCGGATTTAATCGGCGAATTAGGCCTTGCTGGGTATATTAATAACGTAAATTCTTATCATAAAAAGGTTACGGCAAAAAACAAGGCAGCAGTTTCCTCTGTTGAAAAAATATTTAATGAAGTACATGCGGTAGACCATTCCTACTGCAGCACTTTTACAAACATACGAGATTCACTGGAGAAGATTGAAACCTATATTTCAAAAATGGCGGAAATTATCAGTCCTGAAAAGGGCAGTTTTACCGCTGAGAATGTAAAATCCATTCTTTCGCAGGCATATTACGACGATTTATTAAACGACTTCCTGCGTAAATATCTGAAAATTGAAAATGGCGAAATAGTGCCTAATTATTATGAACTTCTTGCTAATTTCCTGAGAGTTGAAATGATGCCCCCGGCTGAACTGATCGCATACAGTCTAGTTATTGCGAATTTCGGTCCTGAATTGCTTGATCATTCGGAAAATTTGCTTCATAATTTGAACAATGCTATGGATAAGGTCCCAGATACTTTAGATATTGTTTATAAATTGTATCTATGTATTAAACACTGCAGGATATTTAAAATTGTGAAAGTAGGAAATTACTACCATATTAAGGGCGGCATAAGTGGTTTTCTAAAAAATTGTGATTTGGAAGATCTGGAAGGCATTGAAGGAACAAGATATAAAATCGGGTCAAAAGCTTTTATAAAGGCTGGCCTGAACCGCTTTGTTCCACCTGATGCA
This genomic interval carries:
- a CDS encoding recombinase family protein; protein product: MEAIYARQSVDKKDSISIESQIELCRNECTGEPKIYSDKGYSGKNTDRPAFQKMMQAVERGEIEKIIVYRLDRISRSITDFGRIWEILKAHNTEFISVNEKFDTSTPVGRAMVYIIMVFAQLERETIAERIKDNYYQRAKRGAFLGGPAPFGFKIQRTKIGGKAASMLVPDGNIEVVRQIFNKYAYAGMSLSKIAAWLTETGVSGIGRKTWDNVSISRILHNPAYVKADADVYYYYRGKGLILYNDIDEFTGEKGLWLWGKRDRSAAKYTDLHEQLLAIAAHDGVIDSQTFLACQKRLDENRQIKNTGSGKYTWLSGLVKCANCGYSLRVIHTGNYLYFNCSGKTNLHLCNVKHSERIEDVEAQAEEQIQAEIDRLSSVATPEPKADSHNAEKIEVAKIDEQISHLMDKLEEANEITMRYINARMVELDARRTELLNKINAAPEHKTIKLPNCRFRELDFDSKKEVAQLLVKRIDVSPESVKVIFK
- a CDS encoding AEC family transporter, which encodes MLHTLLTASESIVPIIVMIAVGFFMARKGWINETFGNASSKFLLNIALPCYMIWNLMDNFDRGKLLALVGGLLVPVITKVVTYFLSIPVSNLMKIPRSRKGVFRSIFFCSNTIFVGLPINLELFGTESVPYVLLYYIVNTLLFWTLGNYEISCDGEASLKAPLFSKATVKKVFSPALIGFLLGIVFILLQVKFPQPVTDSLRYLGNTTTPLALIFIGLTLTTIPLRQLKLDRELIVLILARSVLSPLLVAATLQFIPLPKLMGEVFIIQSAMPAMTNTSIVAKGYGADYKFASVATVVTTLACVIAIPIIMCFIH
- a CDS encoding LacI family DNA-binding transcriptional regulator yields the protein MRKRKGAVSIKQLAESLNLSPGTISIVLNGHGDKMRISKATQNRVLEAAREMGYQPNIYAKRLRQGEGGNQHKLIAVFNCYIKDVKNVLGRILYGIQTEISDKNLPVDILMQTYQLTKLSEKKELLSSTYCNGAIIYGVSEEDTAFLLNETFDIPIVIFNRPTEKYGSVYVEDYEAGRRVAQLFASSGCKNVGLIMPSKRSRAGSMRQLGFLDGCSQNGLVVAPQHIQEDVLSTEGGYVAAKRMLQSGSIPQGLFVQISEMAAGAARAIRERGLQIPNEVKLVSYGDSQIEEYMTPSLTAIRMPIETMAAECLELVLNMIDTNDWRPTTRIEPLKIIFRESCPEPENEKINKQNDRTENPRQNGTNSSF
- a CDS encoding polysaccharide deacetylase family protein, which encodes MVALTVTKKRILAVLCFILAAVLAVCACIQGARAIQAASTKRSLPIYNVQTDEKKIAISFDAAWGNEQTQTLIDILKQYNVHATFFVVGAWVDKYPDSVKALAEAGHEVCNHSNTHPHMPKLTQQEMTAQITECNKKIMAITGKSPLLFRPPYGDYNNAVIDTVNSLKMYPIQWDVETQNTKIM
- a CDS encoding hydrolase, which produces MNAVPTMEEAQKLLEEYNQDAFHLKHAKIVSGVMGYFAKEYDPENIEFWKVVGLLHDLDFEQYPEQHCIKEQEIMRARGLDERLIHAVASHGYGITVDIKPEHIMEKILYATDELTGLIGAVALMHPSKSVRGMQLKSVKKKFKTPSFAAGCSREVIQKGADMLGWTLDELITRTIEAMQPLCDELGI
- a CDS encoding citrate/2-methylcitrate synthase yields the protein MQKNARADLFEISPQIIKLTQLCREHSYIDSQLYTKYDVKRGLRDINGKGVLTGLTEISEIVSSKMENGKSVPCEGKLYYRGIDIEEIVQGFVSENRFGFEETVYLLLFGDLPTPQQLDEFKTMLANYRTLPTNFVRDIIMKAPSFDMMNTLARSILTLYAYDERANDTSLENVLRQCIEMIALFPQLAVYGYQAYMHNKNPYNSFFIHAPRPELSTAENILYMLRIDNRYSPLEARILDLALVLHAEHGGGNNSSFTTHVVASSGTDTYSVMAAALGSLKGPRHGGANVKVVQMFEDMKREVKDWTSEAEVGNYLHRLLNKEAFDRSGLIYGMGHAVYSLSDPRANIFKKFVKRLSEEKGFTKEYELYALVERLAPEIISQERKTYKGVSANIDFYSGFVYHMLGLPTELFTPVFAMARIAGWSAHLMEERINEGKIIRPAYMSVAKHRPYKPLNER
- a CDS encoding aminopeptidase P family protein, whose translation is MQKTIERIAALRAAMKQAGVQAYIIPSSDPHLSEYTPAHWRTREYFSGFTGSAGTLAVTETKSGLWTDGRYFIQAEHQLEGSGIRLFRIGVSGVPTVVEFLREELKAGDTVGIDGSLFSAADARRMECLLGEKNIGLKQIDLVADIWTDRPPVPRTEVFLHSPKYAGMTCAQKLAVVRKELNSRGADAQIYARLDCVAWLMNLRADDVENSPFALAYAAVLPDSAYLFIDTSRVPQEVMENLTENGVAVRGYDEIGEFLRTMPEGITVLADPAGMNEKLYDILKENKAILVRDGIDIVTELKSIKNETEIQGFRTAHIRDGCAMVEAFAELESRLNAGKTVTEWDVCELLEEARRRQPGNHGLSFDTIAAYRENAAMMHYAPKPESCKTLERSGLLLVDSGGQYVDATTDITRTFALGPVTREEKECYTWVLKCHIALATAVFQEGCTGGNIDILCREPLWKHGIDYRCGTGHGVGTFGSVHEGPQNLRMNNKTILRPGMTITNEPGVYQEGKFGIRTENLMIVQEAYENEYGRFLKFETVTVFPIDIAPVLPELLTEEELNWLNCYNRHVLETLSPFLSGRELDWLTRHTQPLKS